Proteins from a genomic interval of Micromonospora sp. NBC_00389:
- a CDS encoding antibiotic biosynthesis monooxygenase family protein, which yields MSEQRARVVFLVRVPQARTERFLAAYEAVRHLVAGGVPGHLVDQVCRSSTDPEQWLITSEWASLADFESWERSPEHRDLVRPMRECFTDARSLRFHIHAQTPTPVLAEAPPT from the coding sequence ATGAGTGAGCAGAGGGCCCGGGTGGTCTTCCTGGTGCGGGTGCCCCAGGCGCGCACCGAGCGGTTCCTCGCCGCGTACGAGGCGGTCCGGCATCTGGTCGCCGGCGGGGTGCCGGGGCATCTCGTCGACCAGGTCTGCCGCTCGTCGACGGACCCGGAGCAGTGGCTGATCACCAGCGAGTGGGCGAGCCTGGCCGACTTCGAGAGTTGGGAGCGCAGCCCCGAGCACCGGGACCTGGTGCGCCCGATGCGGGAGTGCTTCACCGACGCCCGCTCGCTGCGCTTCCACATCCACGCCCAGACCCCCACCCCCGTCCTCGCCGAGGCGCCGCCGACCTGA